A stretch of the Mesorhizobium sp. Pch-S genome encodes the following:
- a CDS encoding MIP family channel protein → MKSYLAEVLGTFLLVFIGTASVVTGGFGGALPLGQEGIGLAFGIGLIAAAYAIGPISGAHLNPAVTLGVFLAGRLPAKDVIPYWIAQIIGAIIASLALWVIVSGQTGGHTGGFGANGWDETKWGVSSAFLWELIGTFTFVTVILGVTSGKHTTAFAGLVIGLTLAGLHFAIIPVTGTSLNPARSIGPALFSGSAAISQLWLFIVAPLIGGAIAGIVAKTGVFEKD, encoded by the coding sequence ATGAAATCTTATCTGGCTGAAGTTCTGGGTACATTTCTGTTGGTGTTCATCGGCACTGCCTCGGTGGTGACCGGAGGGTTCGGCGGCGCCCTGCCTCTGGGCCAAGAAGGCATTGGCCTTGCTTTCGGTATCGGCCTCATCGCCGCTGCCTACGCGATCGGGCCGATTTCCGGCGCGCATCTCAACCCGGCGGTGACGCTGGGCGTCTTCCTGGCCGGTCGCTTGCCGGCCAAGGACGTGATCCCTTACTGGATCGCACAGATCATCGGCGCCATCATCGCTTCGCTGGCGCTGTGGGTCATCGTTTCGGGACAGACCGGCGGCCATACCGGCGGCTTCGGCGCCAATGGCTGGGACGAAACGAAATGGGGCGTCAGCTCCGCCTTCCTCTGGGAGCTGATCGGCACCTTCACATTCGTGACGGTCATCCTCGGCGTCACCAGCGGCAAGCACACGACAGCCTTTGCCGGCCTCGTCATCGGCCTGACGCTGGCCGGTCTGCACTTCGCCATCATTCCGGTGACCGGAACCTCGCTCAACCCGGCGCGTTCGATCGGCCCGGCGCTGTTCAGCGGCAGCGCGGCGATCAGCCAGCTCTGGCTGTTCATCGTGGCGCCGCTGATCGGCGGCGCCATCGCCGGCATCGTCGCCAAGACCGGCGTGTTCGAGAAGGACTGA
- the katG gene encoding catalase/peroxidase HPI, with translation MDAKTDDKSAGKCPFSGHGPKNQNWWPNQLDIQILHRHSSLSDPMGEAFDYAKEFESLDLDAVIADLKALMTDSQDWWPADFGHYGPLFIRMAWHSAGTYRIGDGRGGAGAGQQRFAPLNSWPDNVNLDKARRLLWPIKQKYGRKLSWADLLILTGNVALESMGFKTFGFAGGRADVWEPEELYWGPEGVWLADERYTGDRDLQNPLGAVQMGLIYVNPEGPNGRPDPLAAARDIRETFARMAMNDEETVALIAGGHTFGKTHGAGDAKLVGVEPEAAGIEQQGLGWANAFGTGKGGDAIGSGLEVIWTTTPTKWTNNFFWNLFGYEWELTKSPAGAHQWTPKHGMGAGTVPDAHDKSKRHAPSMLTTDLALRVDPAYEKISRRFYEDPDAFADAFARAWYKLTHRDMGPRARYLGKLVPEEVLPWQDPIPAVDHGLVDQADIAALKAKILASGLSVSQLVSTAWASASTFRGSDKRGGANGARIRLAPQKDWAINQPVELSAVLQKLEAIQAEFNAAQSSGKKVSLADLIVLGGAAAVEKAAKDAGQSVNVPFTPGRMDASQEDTDVASFAPLEPVADGFRNYSRGTHRLSAETLLVDKAQLLNLTAPEMTVLLGGLRVLGANTGQSTHGVFTERPETLSNDFFVNLLDMRTEWRPSATEGVFEGRDRSTGEARWTGTRVDLIFGSHAQLRALAEVYGSSDAQATFVKDFVAAWNKVMNADRFDLV, from the coding sequence ATGGACGCAAAGACCGACGACAAAAGCGCAGGCAAATGCCCGTTCAGCGGCCATGGACCGAAAAACCAGAACTGGTGGCCGAACCAGCTGGACATCCAGATCCTGCACCGGCATTCCAGCCTGTCCGACCCGATGGGCGAGGCGTTCGACTACGCCAAGGAGTTCGAGAGCCTTGATCTCGATGCCGTCATTGCCGACCTGAAGGCGCTGATGACGGATTCGCAGGATTGGTGGCCGGCCGACTTCGGCCACTACGGCCCGCTTTTCATCCGCATGGCCTGGCACAGCGCGGGCACCTACCGCATCGGCGACGGCCGTGGCGGTGCCGGCGCCGGACAGCAGCGTTTTGCCCCGCTGAATTCCTGGCCGGACAACGTCAACCTCGACAAGGCCCGCCGCCTGCTCTGGCCGATCAAGCAGAAATACGGTCGCAAGCTCTCCTGGGCCGACCTGCTTATCCTGACCGGCAACGTCGCGCTGGAATCGATGGGCTTCAAGACCTTCGGTTTCGCCGGTGGCCGTGCCGACGTCTGGGAACCGGAGGAGCTCTATTGGGGGCCGGAAGGCGTCTGGCTCGCCGACGAGCGCTACACCGGCGATCGCGACCTGCAGAACCCGCTCGGCGCCGTGCAGATGGGCCTGATCTACGTGAACCCGGAAGGGCCGAACGGCAGGCCGGATCCGCTGGCTGCGGCGCGCGACATCCGCGAGACCTTCGCGCGCATGGCGATGAATGACGAGGAGACCGTTGCGCTCATCGCCGGCGGCCACACCTTCGGCAAGACGCACGGCGCCGGCGATGCGAAGCTCGTCGGAGTGGAGCCGGAAGCGGCCGGCATCGAACAGCAGGGCCTGGGCTGGGCCAATGCCTTCGGCACCGGCAAGGGTGGCGACGCCATCGGCAGCGGCCTTGAAGTCATCTGGACGACGACCCCGACCAAATGGACGAACAACTTCTTCTGGAACCTGTTCGGCTATGAGTGGGAACTGACCAAGAGCCCGGCCGGCGCCCATCAGTGGACGCCGAAGCATGGCATGGGCGCCGGCACGGTGCCGGACGCGCACGACAAGTCCAAGCGTCATGCGCCGTCGATGCTGACCACCGACCTCGCGCTGCGCGTCGACCCCGCCTACGAGAAGATCTCGCGGCGCTTCTACGAGGATCCGGATGCGTTCGCCGACGCCTTCGCCCGCGCCTGGTACAAGCTGACGCATCGCGACATGGGACCGCGCGCCCGCTACCTCGGCAAGCTCGTGCCGGAAGAAGTGCTGCCTTGGCAGGATCCGATCCCGGCTGTCGATCACGGGCTGGTCGACCAGGCCGATATCGCCGCGCTGAAGGCGAAGATCCTGGCGTCCGGCCTGTCGGTGTCGCAACTGGTGTCGACTGCCTGGGCGTCGGCCTCGACCTTCCGTGGTTCCGACAAGCGCGGCGGCGCCAACGGCGCCCGTATCCGGCTTGCGCCGCAGAAGGACTGGGCGATCAACCAGCCGGTCGAACTGAGCGCGGTGCTGCAGAAGCTGGAGGCGATCCAGGCCGAGTTCAATGCCGCGCAGTCCAGCGGCAAGAAAGTCTCGCTCGCTGACCTGATCGTGCTTGGTGGTGCCGCCGCGGTCGAGAAGGCGGCAAAGGACGCCGGCCAGTCCGTGAACGTGCCGTTCACGCCCGGCCGCATGGATGCTTCGCAGGAAGACACCGACGTCGCCTCCTTCGCTCCGCTCGAGCCGGTCGCCGACGGTTTCCGCAACTACAGCCGCGGCACTCACCGCCTCTCCGCCGAGACGCTGCTGGTCGACAAGGCGCAGTTGCTGAACCTGACCGCTCCGGAAATGACTGTGCTGCTTGGCGGCCTGCGCGTCCTCGGCGCCAATACAGGCCAGTCCACGCATGGTGTGTTCACCGAACGGCCGGAGACGCTGAGCAACGACTTCTTCGTCAACCTGCTCGACATGCGCACTGAGTGGCGGCCTTCCGCCACCGAGGGCGTGTTCGAAGGGCGCGACCGCAGCACCGGCGAGGCCCGCTGGACCGGCACGCGTGTCGATCTGATCTTCGGCTCGCACGCCCAGCTGCGCGCACTTGCCGAGGTCTATGGCAGCTCTGATGCCCAGGCGACCTTCGTGAAGGACTTCGTCGCTGCCTGGAACAAGGTCATGAACGCCGACCGCTTCGACCTCGTCTGA
- a CDS encoding hydrogen peroxide-inducible genes activator, with amino-acid sequence MIKLTLRQMQYFETLVQTLHFGRAAALCGISQPALSAQIADMEEKLGSKLFDRSGRNAILTPEAATLLPLITRALAAARDVEEAALAGRKALEGRFRLGIIPTVAPYLLPSILPELRQRYPELRLELREAVTDTLAEEAALGSLDAFIAALPLDQPGLTAEALFEDRFFLAVPRAEPDLVAPPVPPESPVLERLMLLEEGHCLREQALQLCGSVRPTAMANYGATSLTTLLQMVGHGFGVTLVPEMAVAPTAALPDLRVVPFAEPMPSRTVALAWRRNGHRQAECKALAQVLKGVRTDAAHAH; translated from the coding sequence ATGATAAAACTGACACTGCGGCAGATGCAGTATTTCGAGACGCTGGTGCAGACGCTGCATTTCGGCAGGGCGGCAGCACTGTGCGGCATCAGCCAGCCGGCGCTTTCCGCGCAGATCGCCGACATGGAGGAAAAGCTCGGCAGCAAGCTGTTCGACCGCTCCGGCCGCAACGCCATCCTGACGCCGGAAGCCGCGACACTGCTGCCGCTGATCACGCGGGCGCTGGCGGCGGCGCGCGACGTCGAAGAGGCCGCCCTGGCGGGACGCAAGGCACTGGAAGGTCGCTTCCGGCTCGGCATCATCCCGACGGTGGCGCCTTATCTGCTGCCTTCGATCCTGCCGGAGCTGCGGCAGCGCTATCCCGAGCTGCGGCTCGAACTGCGCGAGGCGGTGACCGATACGCTAGCCGAGGAGGCAGCACTCGGCAGCCTCGACGCCTTCATCGCGGCACTGCCGCTCGACCAGCCGGGACTGACGGCGGAAGCCCTGTTCGAAGACCGCTTCTTCCTGGCGGTGCCGCGCGCGGAGCCCGACCTGGTGGCACCGCCGGTGCCGCCGGAAAGCCCGGTTCTGGAAAGACTGATGCTGCTGGAAGAGGGCCATTGCCTGCGTGAACAGGCGCTGCAGCTGTGTGGCAGCGTGCGCCCGACCGCCATGGCGAATTATGGCGCGACCAGCCTGACCACGCTGCTGCAGATGGTCGGACATGGCTTCGGCGTGACCCTGGTGCCGGAGATGGCCGTGGCGCCCACGGCAGCGCTGCCTGACCTGCGCGTCGTGCCTTTCGCCGAGCCGATGCCTTCTCGCACCGTGGCGCTGGCCTGGCGCCGCAATGGCCATCGCCAGGCAGAATGCAAGGCACTGGCCCAGGTGTTGAAAGGCGTGCGGACCGATGCCGCGCACGCCCACTAG